A single genomic interval of Dyella sp. GSA-30 harbors:
- a CDS encoding tyrosine-type recombinase/integrase — protein sequence MTEPTTLPLRVVDALQDLTAVPAIAPNIHAPRPALAASVEAVLERLASWSADFAEGSAPATVKAVRSDWTQYLAWCEATGATPLPASVAQLETFLSAAIGKGRKRATVDRYLYTVGLVHIAAGLPSPSKDPDWPVKWKKLIRRLKTTGGHARKQAGELDMAGIETILASLGDSPRDLRDAALLSMASDTLCRESELVGIWVEHLHHNRRRNTWSLHVPFSKTNQDGAAPDYRFVSLETIARVRAWQAAANITEGPLFRPTGGRPKVNGTSIDSLLPQEVARIFRRRAKVAGLENAGVISGHSARIGSANDLAEHGATGTQIQQAGGWKTDRMVTYYTRRSTAGVNAMADLRSRRAALSPEDSSGPGRND from the coding sequence GTGACCGAGCCGACCACCCTTCCCCTTCGTGTCGTCGATGCACTGCAGGACCTGACCGCGGTGCCGGCCATTGCGCCCAACATCCACGCGCCGCGACCGGCGCTGGCCGCGTCCGTCGAAGCGGTACTCGAACGACTCGCCAGCTGGTCCGCGGACTTTGCGGAAGGTAGTGCGCCGGCGACGGTGAAGGCGGTGCGTTCGGACTGGACGCAGTACCTGGCCTGGTGCGAAGCCACGGGTGCCACACCCCTGCCCGCTTCCGTCGCGCAACTGGAAACGTTTCTGTCCGCGGCGATCGGCAAGGGGCGCAAGCGCGCCACGGTGGATCGCTATCTGTACACGGTGGGCCTGGTGCATATCGCCGCGGGCTTGCCGAGTCCGTCGAAGGATCCGGACTGGCCCGTCAAATGGAAGAAGCTGATCCGTCGCCTGAAAACGACCGGTGGACACGCACGCAAGCAGGCCGGTGAACTCGACATGGCGGGCATCGAGACCATCCTCGCGTCGTTGGGTGACAGCCCGCGCGATCTACGCGATGCGGCGTTGCTGTCGATGGCGTCCGATACGCTGTGTCGCGAATCGGAACTGGTGGGCATTTGGGTCGAGCACTTGCACCACAACCGGCGCCGCAACACCTGGTCGTTGCATGTGCCGTTCTCCAAGACCAACCAAGACGGCGCGGCACCGGATTATCGCTTTGTGAGTCTGGAGACGATCGCGCGCGTGCGCGCCTGGCAGGCCGCCGCCAACATCACGGAAGGCCCCCTCTTCCGCCCGACTGGCGGGCGACCCAAGGTAAACGGCACATCTATCGATTCGCTGTTGCCACAGGAGGTGGCGCGCATTTTTCGGCGGCGTGCAAAGGTCGCTGGACTGGAAAATGCCGGAGTCATTAGCGGGCATTCGGCGCGCATTGGTTCGGCGAATGACTTGGCGGAGCACGGGGCGACCGGGACACAAATCCAACAGGCCGGCGGATGGAAGACTGATCGGATGGTCACGTACTACACCCGACGATCCACTGCCGGCGTCAACGCCATGGCAGATCTTCGTTCGCGCCGTGCTGCGCTGTCCCCTGAGGATTCCTCCGGGCCTGGTCGCAACGATTGA
- a CDS encoding MarR family winged helix-turn-helix transcriptional regulator: MDDLVLKARKARSAIRDQLRDAGESIHVASFELGVATSFMTLLSTAAQRSQLSDAVHLVRQSAQGLRALHQIAVLNRLSTPASQGDLADKIGANRGNFNRTIQKFEAGGLVESVRKGASRYYSLTPLGHDVLARLLPGWRAVDPITGALLQSEGEALAAVDKVLAFLKSQFEKFDAPVIVERQSGRATGFSGAQRLYLPATAKGAQAVYAELRASFKFNSSPEPVHAELEAA, translated from the coding sequence TTGGACGATCTCGTGCTGAAGGCGAGAAAGGCCCGATCTGCTATTCGTGACCAGCTTCGAGACGCCGGCGAATCGATCCACGTAGCGTCTTTCGAGCTGGGCGTTGCCACGTCCTTCATGACGCTTCTCAGCACCGCCGCTCAGCGAAGTCAACTGAGCGACGCCGTCCACCTGGTGCGGCAGTCAGCGCAAGGGTTGAGGGCACTGCATCAGATCGCTGTTTTGAATCGCCTGTCTACGCCGGCGAGCCAAGGCGATCTTGCCGACAAAATCGGCGCTAATCGCGGGAACTTCAATCGAACTATTCAAAAATTTGAGGCTGGCGGATTGGTGGAATCCGTGCGTAAGGGAGCGTCGCGCTATTACTCACTGACCCCACTTGGCCACGACGTCCTGGCGAGACTTCTACCGGGGTGGCGAGCGGTAGATCCCATCACGGGCGCCTTGCTCCAGTCGGAAGGCGAGGCGCTGGCAGCGGTAGACAAGGTGCTGGCGTTCTTGAAGAGCCAGTTCGAGAAGTTTGATGCCCCGGTAATTGTTGAACGGCAGTCTGGCCGCGCCACGGGATTCTCCGGTGCGCAGCGCCTGTATCTGCCAGCCACGGCAAAAGGCGCGCAGGCGGTTTACGCCGAGCTGAGGGCCTCATTCAAGTTCAACTCATCTCCGGAGCCAGTCCATGCCGAGCTTGAGGCCGCCTGA